A genomic stretch from Corynebacterium faecale includes:
- a CDS encoding glycosyltransferase family 1 protein has product MKSVGTIQFSNQLPTQLEPLVQLAHNLRWSWREETKQLFRDIDPELWGKLSEDPKQMLLQAPASRLRQLATDDEYLGRINDESQNLSDYLNVPLWYQQTAGKKDSTTNPIAAYFSMEFGIHPSLPIYSGGLGVLAGDHMKSASDLGVPLIGVGLLYTHGYFTQSLSADGWQQEKYEYHDPQQLPIVAVTDKNGEQVKVSVAFPEGREMKIALWVANVGRIPLLLLDSNLEENPEDMRSVTDRLYGGDSEHRIKQEVVLGVGGVRAVDAFCEARGLTRPGVAHLNEGHAGFLTLERVRQRMEKGMDYEAAFEQVRASNIFTTHTPVPAGIDRFDMSMVRRYLGDGLPEDQRLCPGVPVDKAIELGREDDPYRFNMAHMGLRSSQHANGVAKLHGDVSREMFANLYPGYEPAEVPIGHVTNGVHLPTWVKPEMLELIERVSGGVDLAIADSWDNADAVSSERIWEVRNKLRADLVDVAREATNDSWATRGHNEAQLGWTRRVLDPNILTIGFARRVSTYKRLTLMLRNPERLRSILLNEERPVQFVIAGKAHPHDMGGKKLMQEIVQFADQAGVRDRFLFLPDYDINLASYLISGTDVWLNNPVRPQEASGTSGMKAVMNGGLTLSISDGWWDEMPQEETGWTIPTVESPDFEYRDHLESQALYDLLENEVAPLFYDRDENGVPQGWLDLVRRSWTILSPMVTSTRMVRDYTTDYYRPTRHQAELISKPEAAGAYAEWLNTVKKEWQTVSLSNLRFGETSVEQDAHASTEVEVEISVEASKGELREEDICVQAILGATGDNGELIDPIVYDMVNTGGDTYSVKVCRDLPGRFGYTARVIPCNDMLVNAAETGLITYYQA; this is encoded by the coding sequence GTGAAATCAGTAGGCACAATCCAGTTCAGTAATCAGCTCCCGACACAGCTTGAACCTCTGGTTCAGCTCGCGCACAATCTGCGCTGGTCCTGGCGGGAGGAAACCAAGCAGCTGTTCCGTGACATCGATCCGGAACTGTGGGGCAAGCTCAGCGAAGATCCCAAGCAGATGCTCCTCCAGGCACCCGCATCCCGTCTCCGCCAGTTGGCCACCGATGACGAGTACCTGGGTCGTATCAACGATGAGTCCCAGAACCTCAGCGACTACCTCAATGTCCCGCTCTGGTACCAGCAGACAGCTGGCAAGAAGGATTCCACCACCAACCCCATCGCCGCGTACTTCTCCATGGAATTCGGCATCCACCCGAGCCTGCCGATCTACTCCGGCGGACTCGGCGTCCTGGCCGGCGATCACATGAAGTCCGCATCTGATCTGGGTGTCCCACTGATCGGTGTCGGCCTGCTCTACACCCACGGATACTTCACCCAGTCCCTGTCCGCCGACGGCTGGCAGCAGGAGAAGTACGAATACCACGATCCGCAGCAGCTGCCGATCGTGGCTGTCACCGATAAAAACGGTGAGCAGGTCAAGGTCTCAGTCGCTTTCCCTGAGGGCCGCGAGATGAAGATCGCGCTGTGGGTGGCTAACGTCGGCCGCATCCCGCTGCTTCTGCTGGACAGCAACCTCGAGGAGAACCCAGAGGACATGCGTTCTGTCACCGACCGTCTCTACGGTGGTGACTCAGAGCACCGCATCAAGCAGGAGGTGGTGCTCGGTGTCGGTGGCGTCCGTGCCGTCGATGCATTCTGTGAGGCCCGCGGCCTGACCCGCCCGGGGGTTGCACACCTGAACGAAGGCCACGCAGGCTTCCTCACCCTGGAGCGCGTCCGTCAGCGCATGGAAAAGGGAATGGACTACGAGGCAGCCTTCGAGCAGGTCCGTGCCTCCAACATCTTCACCACCCACACCCCTGTTCCCGCTGGCATCGACCGCTTCGACATGTCCATGGTCCGCCGTTACCTCGGCGATGGACTCCCTGAAGATCAGCGTCTCTGCCCAGGTGTCCCAGTGGACAAGGCCATCGAGCTGGGCCGTGAGGATGACCCCTACCGCTTCAACATGGCGCACATGGGTCTGCGTTCCTCACAGCACGCCAATGGTGTGGCCAAGCTGCACGGTGATGTCTCCCGTGAGATGTTCGCCAACCTCTACCCGGGCTATGAGCCTGCTGAGGTTCCGATCGGCCATGTCACCAACGGTGTCCACCTCCCAACCTGGGTGAAGCCAGAGATGCTCGAGCTCATCGAGCGTGTCTCCGGCGGCGTTGACCTCGCCATCGCGGACAGCTGGGACAACGCGGACGCCGTGAGCTCCGAGCGGATCTGGGAGGTGCGCAACAAGCTGCGTGCCGACCTGGTTGATGTTGCCCGCGAGGCCACCAATGACTCCTGGGCCACCCGTGGACACAATGAGGCTCAGCTCGGCTGGACCCGTCGTGTCCTCGATCCAAACATCCTCACCATCGGTTTCGCCCGTCGTGTCTCCACCTATAAGCGTCTGACCCTGATGCTGCGCAACCCGGAGCGCCTGCGGTCCATCCTCCTCAACGAGGAACGCCCAGTCCAGTTCGTCATCGCCGGCAAGGCACACCCCCATGACATGGGCGGCAAGAAGCTGATGCAGGAGATCGTCCAGTTCGCAGACCAGGCCGGCGTCCGTGACCGCTTCCTGTTCCTGCCGGATTATGACATCAACCTTGCCAGCTACCTGATCTCCGGTACCGATGTCTGGCTGAACAACCCGGTCCGCCCACAGGAAGCCTCCGGCACCTCAGGCATGAAGGCCGTGATGAACGGTGGCCTCACCCTGTCCATCTCTGATGGTTGGTGGGATGAAATGCCACAGGAGGAGACCGGTTGGACCATTCCGACCGTGGAATCCCCTGACTTCGAGTACCGCGATCACCTTGAGTCCCAGGCGCTCTATGACCTGCTTGAGAACGAGGTTGCACCGCTGTTCTACGACCGCGATGAGAACGGTGTTCCACAGGGTTGGCTGGACCTGGTCCGTCGCTCCTGGACCATCCTGTCCCCGATGGTCACCTCCACCCGCATGGTCCGTGACTACACCACTGACTACTACCGCCCGACCAGGCACCAGGCTGAGCTCATCTCCAAGCCTGAGGCTGCCGGTGCCTATGCTGAATGGCTGAACACCGTGAAGAAGGAATGGCAGACGGTATCCCTGTCCAACCTGCGTTTCGGTGAAACCAGCGTGGAGCAGGATGCACACGCATCCACCGAGGTTGAGGTTGAGATCTCCGTGGAGGCATCCAAGGGTGAACTGCGCGAAGAAGACATCTGCGTTCAGGCCATCCTCGGAGCGACCGGCGACAACGGTGAGCTCATTGATCCGATCGTCTACGACATGGTCAATACCGGTGGCGACACCTATTCCGTGAAGGTCTGCCGTGATCTCCCGGGACGCTTCGGTTACACCGCGCGCGTGATCCCATGCAACGACATGCTGGTCAACGCCGCTGAGACCGGCCTGATCACCTACTACCAGGCATAA
- a CDS encoding VOC family protein, with amino-acid sequence MSTLEKNINSATHMDAVTLHVGDLENMSSYYAAILDMDPIEEKSRGREVHRVLGRNGVPLMRLIATPDLPGVDPRQAGLYHTAFLFETPASLAATVYRAAQDTRSSFVGSSDHLVSEAFYFTDPEGNGIELYFDRPRDAWTYTGNDVDMATIYLDPNAYLQKHMDQNILNSTSIQPATIGHVHLQVGDLNQASNFYIDRIGFERTTSIPGALFTSAGGYHHHVAMNTWHSGGAGPRAATLGLAEVSILVPERNDLDLLVARLGDWEHSDNGTSIIMKDPWGTPVTVSLPGVTTEELLER; translated from the coding sequence ATGAGCACCCTGGAAAAGAACATCAACTCCGCAACCCACATGGACGCCGTCACCCTCCACGTCGGCGACCTGGAGAATATGTCCTCCTACTACGCAGCCATCCTGGACATGGATCCCATTGAAGAGAAATCCCGGGGCAGGGAAGTGCACCGGGTGCTCGGGCGCAACGGAGTACCACTGATGAGGTTGATCGCCACTCCGGACCTTCCGGGTGTTGATCCCCGCCAGGCAGGTCTTTATCACACCGCCTTCCTCTTCGAGACCCCTGCGTCCCTCGCGGCTACCGTTTACCGTGCAGCGCAGGACACGCGATCCAGCTTCGTCGGTTCCTCTGATCACCTCGTCTCCGAGGCGTTCTACTTCACCGATCCGGAGGGCAACGGCATCGAGCTGTACTTCGACCGGCCACGCGACGCCTGGACCTACACCGGCAACGACGTGGATATGGCCACGATCTACCTGGATCCGAACGCCTATCTGCAGAAGCACATGGACCAGAACATTCTGAATTCCACCTCGATCCAGCCAGCCACCATCGGACATGTCCACCTCCAGGTCGGTGACCTGAACCAGGCCTCCAACTTCTATATTGACCGCATCGGATTCGAGCGCACCACCTCCATCCCGGGTGCACTGTTCACCTCCGCCGGCGGATACCATCACCACGTGGCCATGAACACCTGGCATTCCGGTGGGGCTGGACCACGGGCAGCCACCCTGGGGCTTGCTGAGGTCTCCATCCTCGTGCCGGAGCGCAATGATCTGGACCTGCTTGTTGCACGGCTGGGGGACTGGGAGCACTCCGATAATGGAACCTCCATCATCATGAAGGATCCATGGGGAACCCCGGTGACGGTTTCCCTACCGGGAGTAACCACCGAAGAACTCCTCGAACGCTGA
- the pyk gene encoding pyruvate kinase → MERRTKIVCTLGPAVASADGILRLVQDGMNVARLNFSHGDHPDHEQNYKWVREATEKTGRAVGILADLQGPKIRLGRFKDGPTVWETGETVRITVDEVEGTHDRVSTTYKNLARDAKPGDRLLIDDGKVGLVCVSVEGNDVICEVVEGGPVSNNKGVSLPGMDISVPALSEKDITDLRFALKLGVDFIALSFVRSPADVELVHAIMDEEGRRVPVIAKLEKPEAVAALESIVLAFDAVMVARGDLGVEVPLEEVPLVQKRAIQIARENAKPVIVATQMLDSMIENSRPTRAEASDVANAVLDGADAVMLSGETSVGKDPHNVVRTMSRIVRFAETDGRVPDLTHIPRTKRGVISYSARDIAERLNARALVAFTTSGDTAKRLARLHSHLPLLVFTPDPDVRSQLALTWGTQTFLCPKVDDTDDMMREVDRALLAMDEYQKDDMMVVVAGSPPGVTGNTNMIHVHLLGEDTRVPK, encoded by the coding sequence GTGGAAAGACGAACGAAGATTGTATGCACCCTTGGCCCGGCGGTTGCCAGCGCAGATGGAATTCTGCGACTCGTTCAGGACGGCATGAATGTTGCCCGACTGAACTTCTCCCATGGCGATCACCCTGATCATGAACAGAACTACAAGTGGGTCCGCGAGGCCACTGAAAAAACCGGTCGTGCCGTCGGCATTCTGGCTGACCTGCAGGGCCCCAAGATCCGTCTTGGGCGCTTCAAGGATGGCCCCACGGTATGGGAGACCGGTGAAACCGTCCGCATCACGGTCGATGAGGTGGAGGGCACCCATGACCGTGTCTCCACCACCTACAAGAACCTGGCCAGGGATGCCAAGCCAGGTGACCGCCTCCTGATCGATGACGGCAAGGTCGGCCTTGTCTGCGTGTCCGTCGAGGGCAATGACGTCATCTGCGAGGTCGTTGAAGGCGGCCCGGTCTCAAACAACAAGGGTGTCTCCCTGCCGGGCATGGACATCTCCGTTCCGGCGCTGTCCGAGAAGGACATCACCGACCTGCGTTTCGCGCTGAAGCTCGGCGTCGATTTCATTGCGCTCTCCTTCGTTCGCTCCCCGGCTGACGTTGAACTGGTCCATGCCATCATGGACGAGGAGGGACGCCGTGTCCCCGTTATTGCAAAACTGGAGAAGCCGGAAGCTGTCGCAGCACTTGAGTCCATCGTCCTGGCCTTCGACGCCGTGATGGTTGCCCGTGGTGACTTGGGCGTTGAGGTGCCACTGGAAGAGGTCCCGCTGGTTCAGAAGCGCGCCATCCAGATTGCCCGTGAGAATGCCAAGCCGGTCATCGTGGCCACCCAGATGCTTGACTCCATGATTGAAAACTCCCGTCCGACCCGCGCCGAGGCATCTGACGTTGCCAATGCGGTTCTCGACGGCGCAGATGCCGTGATGCTCTCCGGTGAGACCTCCGTGGGTAAGGATCCACACAACGTGGTCCGCACCATGTCCCGCATCGTCCGTTTCGCAGAGACCGACGGCCGCGTTCCGGATCTCACCCATATTCCACGCACCAAGCGTGGTGTCATCTCCTACTCCGCACGTGATATCGCCGAGCGGCTCAATGCCCGCGCACTGGTGGCGTTCACCACCTCCGGTGACACCGCCAAGAGGCTTGCGCGTCTGCATTCACATCTGCCGTTGCTCGTGTTCACTCCGGATCCGGATGTTCGTTCCCAGCTGGCGCTCACCTGGGGTACCCAGACGTTCCTGTGCCCGAAGGTGGATGACACCGACGATATGATGCGTGAGGTTGATCGCGCACTCCTGGCCATGGATGAGTACCAGAAGGACGACATGATGGTTGTTGTCGCAGGTTCCCCTCCCGGAGTGACCGGTAATACCAACATGATCCACGTCCATCTCCTGGGTGAGGATACCCGGGTTCCGAAGTAG
- the lgt gene encoding prolipoprotein diacylglyceryl transferase, which translates to MDVMTLAAIPSPPQGVWHLGSFPVRAYAICIIVGIIVAIWLTRKRYVARGGNPEVVLDAAIVAVPAGIIGARIYHVITDNQKYFCETCDPVDALKITNGGLGIWGGIILGGLAVWGYFRYKKLPLGPFADAVAPGIILAQAIGRLGNWFNQELYGAETDVPWALEIYYRVDEDGRFSPVMGRSTGEVMATVHPTFLYELLWNLLIFALLIWADRRFRLGHGRVFALYVAGYTLGRFWIEQMRTDEATMVFDMRINTLVSAVVFIGAVIVFFLLKKGRESPDEVDPFHQAALAEMSAGDMNDGDPTGGGRRSPRSEH; encoded by the coding sequence GTGGATGTCATGACACTGGCAGCAATCCCATCTCCACCCCAGGGCGTATGGCACCTGGGTTCCTTCCCGGTCCGTGCCTATGCCATATGCATCATCGTGGGCATCATCGTGGCCATCTGGCTCACCAGGAAGCGGTATGTCGCGCGTGGGGGCAATCCCGAGGTGGTGCTGGACGCCGCCATCGTGGCGGTTCCCGCAGGCATCATCGGCGCCCGGATTTACCACGTGATTACCGACAACCAGAAGTACTTCTGTGAAACCTGTGACCCGGTGGACGCCCTGAAGATCACCAACGGCGGTCTGGGTATCTGGGGAGGCATCATCCTGGGTGGCCTGGCCGTGTGGGGGTACTTCCGCTACAAGAAGCTGCCGCTCGGACCGTTCGCGGACGCTGTTGCGCCGGGCATCATCCTCGCCCAGGCGATCGGCAGGTTGGGCAACTGGTTCAACCAGGAGCTCTACGGCGCCGAGACCGATGTCCCGTGGGCATTGGAGATCTACTACCGGGTGGACGAGGACGGACGGTTCTCCCCGGTAATGGGCCGTTCCACCGGTGAGGTCATGGCCACCGTGCATCCCACCTTCCTTTATGAACTGTTGTGGAATCTGCTCATCTTCGCCCTGCTCATCTGGGCCGACCGGAGGTTCCGCCTGGGGCATGGGCGCGTCTTCGCCCTGTACGTCGCAGGTTATACCCTGGGCAGGTTCTGGATTGAACAGATGCGCACGGATGAGGCCACGATGGTGTTCGACATGCGTATCAACACGCTGGTGTCCGCGGTGGTCTTCATCGGTGCGGTCATTGTCTTCTTCCTGCTGAAGAAGGGGCGCGAATCGCCGGATGAGGTCGATCCATTCCACCAGGCGGCTCTCGCGGAGATGTCCGCAGGCGACATGAATGACGGCGATCCGACAGGGGGCGGGAGGAGATCACCCCGCTCCGAACATTAG